The DNA sequence CATCGCCGTCGAGACCGCCGACGCCCTCGTCCACCTGGCGTTCCGGATCTCGCCCGAGGGGGACGAGCGGGTCATCGGGGAGCTGAGGGAGATGCTGCGGGCGTACCTGGCCCGCGTCCTGGACTGAGCGGCCGGCGGGGCCGATTCCCGGCGCCGCCCTGTCCGTCCGCGCACGACCCCTCCCCTCCGTGCATACCGGTCGGTATGCTCGGTGCGCCCGTGCGTCACCTTCGCCGCCGTACCCGGGAGGCCCCGTGCCCCGCACCGCCCTTCGTATCTGCCCGCTGTGCGAGGCCACCTGCGGCCTGACGCTCACCGTCGACGGCGGCAGGGTCACCGGCGCCCGCGGCGACCGCGACGACGTGTTCAGCAAGGGCTTCATCTGCCCCAAGGGCGCCGCCTTCGGCGACCTGGACGCGGACCCCGACCGGCTGCGCGCCCCGCTCGTCCGCGTCGACGGCGAACTGCGCGAGGCCACCTGGGCGGAGGCGTTCGACGCGGTGGCCGCCGGGATCCGGCCCGTCGTCGAGACGTACGGCCCGCACGCCGTCGGCGTCGTCCTCGGCAACCCCAACGTCCACACCATGGCCGGCGCCCTCTACCCGCCCGTGCTGATCGCCGGCCTCGGCACCCGGAGCCTGTTCACCGCCTCCACGGTCGACCAGATGCCCAAGCACGTCTCCAGCGGACTGCTCTTCGGCGACGCGAACGCCATCCCCGTACCCGACCTCGACCGCACCGACCACCTCCTGCTGATCGGCGCCAACCCCCTGGAGTCCAACGGCAGTCTGTGCACCGCCCCCGACTTCCCCGGCCGCCTCAAGGCCCTCAGGGCCCGCGGCGGCACCCTCACCGTCATCGACCCGCGCCGCACCCGCACCGCCCGCCTCGCCGACCGGCACATCGCCGTCCGGCCCGGCACCGACGCGCTGCTCCTCGCGGCGACGGCGCACACGCTGTTCGCCGAGGGCCTCGTCGACCCCGGGGACCTCGCGCCGCACCTCCAGGGGCTCGGCGAACTGGCCGCGGCCCTCGACGCCTTCACGCCCGAGGCGGTGGCCGACGCCTGCGACGTCGACGCCGACACGATCCGCGCCCTCGCCCGGGAGCTCGCCGCCGCCCCCACGGCCGCCGTCTACGGCCGCATCGGCAGCTGCACCGTCCCGCACGGCACCCTGGCCAGCTGGCTCGTCGACGTCCTCAACATCCTCACCGGCAACCTCGACCGGCCCGGCGGAGCCCTCTTCCCGCAGGCCGCCACCGACCGCACCCCGCGCCCCGCCGGGCCCGGCCGCGGCTTCGCCCTCGGCCGCTGGCACTCCCGGGTGAGCCGGCATCCCGAGGCCAAGGGCGAACTGCCGCTCGCCGCCCTCGCCGAGGAGATCGACACCGCCACCGGCCGGGGCGAGCCGATCCGCGCCGTCATCGCCGTCGCCGCCAATCCGGTGCTCTCCGCACCGGACGGCGACCGGCTCGACAAGGCGCTCGGCTCACTCGACTTCATGGTGAGCGTCGACCCGTACCTCAACGAGACCTCACGCCACGCGCACGTCGTCCTGCCGCCGCCCCCGCCCGCGCAGAGCCCGCACCACGACTTCGCCTTCAACACCCTCGCCGTGCGCAACCAGGTCCGCTACACCCGGCCCGCCGTCCCCCTGGAGCCCGGCCGCATGGCCGAGACGGAGATCCTCGCCCGTCTCGTCCTGGCCGCGACGGGCATGCACGGCGCCGACCCCGCCGCCGTGGACGCCCTGGTGATCGACCAGACCCTCGGCAGGGCGGCCCGGGAACCGCACTCCCCGGTCCACGGCCGCGACCCGGAGGAACTCGCCGGCCTGCTCACCGGCGAGAACGGCCCCGAACGCCGCCTCGACATGATGCTCCGCCTCGGCCCCTACGGCGACGGCTTCGGCGCCGACCCGGACGGACTCACCCTGGACAGGCTGCTCGCCCACCCGCACGGCATCGACCTCGGCCCGCTGCGCCCGCGCCTGCCCCAGCCGCTGAGGACCCGCAGCGGCAAGGTGGAGCTGCTGCCCGGACCGATCGCCGCCGACCTCCCGCGCCTGCGCGCCGCCCTCGACGAACGCCCCGGCGGACTCGTCCTCGTCGGCCGCCGCCACCTGCGCTCCAACAACAGCTGGATGCACAACGTGCCCGCCCTCACCGGCGGCTCCAACCGCTGCACCCTGCACCTGCACCCCGAGGACGCCGAAGCCCTCGGCGTACGGGACGGGGAGCCGGTGCGGATCAAGGGCGCCGGGGGAGAGGTGACCGCCCCCGCCGAGGTCACCGACGTCGTGCGCCGGGGCGTGGTCAGCCTGCCGCACGGGTGGGGCCACGACCGCCCCGGCACCCGTACGCGGCACGCCGCCGCCGACCCCGGCGCCAACGTCAACCAGCTCCTCGACGGCAGCCTCCTCGACCCGCTGTCGGGCAACGCCGTCCTCAACGGCGTGCCCGTCGAGGTGGCCCCGCTGACCGCCGCCGTGACCAAAACGTTCCGTGCTCTGACCTGAGCAAAGCTGTGACCTGGGGTTTTGCGCTTATTGCTCGCAGGTCAACGTCTTGTTAACGCCGCTTTACGGAACCTAACGTCGACCCACCGCCGGCCCTGGTGGGAGTTCAAGGGCGAACGTTAGGTGTCCATTCATGCTGACCATCCTCGGCTTCACCATGATCGCGACCTTCCTGGTCCTGATCATGCTGAAGAAGATGTCGCCGATCGCGGCGCTCGTGCTGATCCCCGCGCTGTTCTGCGTGTTCGTCGGCAAGGGCGCACACCTCGGTGACTACGTCATCGACGGCGTGTCCACGCTCGCCCCCACCGCGGCGATGCTCATGTTCGCGATCGTCTACTTCGGGGTGATGATCGACGTCGGTCTCTTCGACCCGATCGTCCGCGGGATCCTGAGGTTCTGCAAAGCGGACCCGATGCGGATCGTCGTCGGCACCGCGGTGCTCGCCGCGATCGTGTCGCTGGACGGCGACGGGTCCACCACCTTCATGATCACCGTCTCGGCGATGTATCCGCTGTACAAGCGCCTGAAGATGAGCCTGGTCGTGATGACGGGTGTCGCCGCCATGGCCAACGGCGTGATGAACACCCTGCCCTGGGGCGGCCCGACGGCCCGTGCGGCGACGGCGCTGAAGCTCGACGCCGGCGACATCTTCGTCCCGATGATCCCGGCCCTGCTGGTCGGTCTGCTGGGCGTCTTCTTCCTGGCGTACGTGCTGGGTCTGCGGGAGCGCAAGCGGCTGGGCGTGCTGACGCTGGACGAGGCGCTGGAGCAGGAGGAGGCCGAGGAGACGGAGACCGTGCTGGTCGGCGCGGGTTCCGGCACCGTTGCCGGTTCCGGTTCCGGTTCCGGTTTCGAGAAGGGCGCCCGCCCGGCCGGGGGTTCCGGTTCCGGTACGGACGCCGACGCGACCGAGGACGGCGGCTTCCAGGGACTCGACCCCCACCGCCCCACGCTGCGGCCCAAGCTCTACTGGTTCAACGCGCTGCTCACGGTCGCCCTGCTCACCGCCATGATCACGGAACTGCTGCCGATCCCGGTGCTGTTCCTGCTCGGCGCCGCGATCGCGCTCACCGTCAACTTCCCGCACATCCCCGACCAGAAGGCCCGTATCGCGGCCCACGCCGACAACGTCCTGAACGTCTCCGGCATGGTCTTCGCCGCCGCCGTCTTCACCGGCGTCCTCCAGGGCACCGGCATGGTCGACCACATGGCCAAGTGGCTGGTGGACATCATCCCGGACGCCATGGGCCCCCACATGGCCCTCGTCACCGGTGTGCTGAGCCTGCCGCTGACCTACTTCATGTCCAACGACGGCTTCTACTTCGGTGTC is a window from the Streptomyces capillispiralis genome containing:
- a CDS encoding molybdopterin oxidoreductase family protein; translation: MPRTALRICPLCEATCGLTLTVDGGRVTGARGDRDDVFSKGFICPKGAAFGDLDADPDRLRAPLVRVDGELREATWAEAFDAVAAGIRPVVETYGPHAVGVVLGNPNVHTMAGALYPPVLIAGLGTRSLFTASTVDQMPKHVSSGLLFGDANAIPVPDLDRTDHLLLIGANPLESNGSLCTAPDFPGRLKALRARGGTLTVIDPRRTRTARLADRHIAVRPGTDALLLAATAHTLFAEGLVDPGDLAPHLQGLGELAAALDAFTPEAVADACDVDADTIRALARELAAAPTAAVYGRIGSCTVPHGTLASWLVDVLNILTGNLDRPGGALFPQAATDRTPRPAGPGRGFALGRWHSRVSRHPEAKGELPLAALAEEIDTATGRGEPIRAVIAVAANPVLSAPDGDRLDKALGSLDFMVSVDPYLNETSRHAHVVLPPPPPAQSPHHDFAFNTLAVRNQVRYTRPAVPLEPGRMAETEILARLVLAATGMHGADPAAVDALVIDQTLGRAAREPHSPVHGRDPEELAGLLTGENGPERRLDMMLRLGPYGDGFGADPDGLTLDRLLAHPHGIDLGPLRPRLPQPLRTRSGKVELLPGPIAADLPRLRAALDERPGGLVLVGRRHLRSNNSWMHNVPALTGGSNRCTLHLHPEDAEALGVRDGEPVRIKGAGGEVTAPAEVTDVVRRGVVSLPHGWGHDRPGTRTRHAAADPGANVNQLLDGSLLDPLSGNAVLNGVPVEVAPLTAAVTKTFRALT
- a CDS encoding CitMHS family transporter, which gives rise to MLTILGFTMIATFLVLIMLKKMSPIAALVLIPALFCVFVGKGAHLGDYVIDGVSTLAPTAAMLMFAIVYFGVMIDVGLFDPIVRGILRFCKADPMRIVVGTAVLAAIVSLDGDGSTTFMITVSAMYPLYKRLKMSLVVMTGVAAMANGVMNTLPWGGPTARAATALKLDAGDIFVPMIPALLVGLLGVFFLAYVLGLRERKRLGVLTLDEALEQEEAEETETVLVGAGSGTVAGSGSGSGFEKGARPAGGSGSGTDADATEDGGFQGLDPHRPTLRPKLYWFNALLTVALLTAMITELLPIPVLFLLGAAIALTVNFPHIPDQKARIAAHADNVLNVSGMVFAAAVFTGVLQGTGMVDHMAKWLVDIIPDAMGPHMALVTGVLSLPLTYFMSNDGFYFGVLPVLTEAGAAHGVSPLEMARASLVGQPLHMSSPLVPAVYVLVGMAKVEFGDHTRFVVKWAALTCLLILGAGFLFGII